Genomic segment of Harmonia axyridis chromosome 6, icHarAxyr1.1, whole genome shotgun sequence:
gactactttgcgcaaCTGGCCAGCAAAGGTTGAACGGACTTGCTATGCTCAATACTCACAGAGAGCTAGATATCAATGCTGCTGAAGTGTTGGACGAGTTGGCAAAAACACCTCGCCGTCTTGAATTTAGACTTTCTTGAATGATTATATAGAGGAGCGTGATAGCAATTTTCACttatacatttatattttagaatattttcaattttttttaattcttacacGTATTTAATTGTTTATTAAGTGTATCATTCAATAGTATAATATATATTGTGCCtgtatgatgaaatatttttttaaaagagtTTTTCACACAAATCTTCGAATGGAAACGATATCTATCTTTCCACTGAAAGAatatttaaaaatctgaaatattcggCCACTTTAATTTGTCAGTGAAATTCcagttaaatttttttcacgTAATAGGATACAATACACCATATGTTATCAATGAGGTGCCCTTCGTAGATTCCATCACCCTTTGTAGTTATTCTCAGCCAACAGGCatcaaagaagttttattatgTTTTCGTAAATTCTTCTGGAATCACGCAAAACCTCTAGATATCCCAATTACCAAACATCTATCTACCTTCGTTTCTCCGTCGCTGAAGCTGAATGCTGATACTCGAAAAAATAGATTTCCGaaaataccaaaatctaccaaaagatttcTGCTAACacttaaaatgaatttcaagcagaaaatgtacgaaatggtcccaacaaaaaacttgaagcccataacggtgactacccaaaatttaaggctaggaccgcccttgccTCAAATAAATaggtagatagatagataacagTCTTTATTTCAAAGCATGTACAGCACAACTACAACTTATGCTACACACACACAACCAAATAGTCAAATAGTTGGTTTATCAATCTACTTGGTTTAATAAATCCTTTCTCAAGAGAAGCtatctttttttaatattctaggACAAGTGGATCTACTGGGTAGGAGCGTTCTAAATCAGAAGGAATACATGGATGTTCTCGCAGTGCCCAACATACGTTGCTTCAATAAACCAGTGAGAAGgacgagaagaagaagaagaggaagaaaatACAAATGCTTCGTGGATCGATGTTCACCGCGGATCATCAAATTGTCTATTCCCAGAAAGCACCACGTACTAGGGACCTGGCAAGAACATCAGTGTTTCCTCCCTTCAGAATTCATCCAGAGATTACACGATCTTCTACatgcagaaaataatattaCCATAAAAGACGTGAGGTATTACTTCAAAAAATTCGATAGAAGAAAAAGACATCTTAAAATGTCattgaaaagaagaagaagaaaacggGATATTTGCGACGTGATGTGGACTAGATGTGAAGTAACGAATATGGCGAATATGATAGTGAATTATTTTATAGAAGAGCCATTACTTGACCTCAGCTTCAAGCAGTTATTCATATCGTCTATACTGATCAATTTCATGCGCAGAACTGGAAAAATTCGACAGCGTTTGACAAGGAGTACAAGAAGAGCATTTCCCACCACTATCATCGAAATTTGTGATAAACTGGCAGTATGGTTGGATTCTGTGGTGAAGTTAGTCGACTTCCAGCCCATTGACGATGAAGAACTATCCGAAGATATAGATGACTGGGGTCCAGGTGAGGAGGAAGGTGAAGAATTTTTCGGAATGACGCAGTATGAAGGAGACGAAGATGAAGAGGAGGAAGAAGAGGAAGACGAAGACGAAATTGACGAACCGAAATAGAATATACCGATTTCATATAATAAGTTGAGGTTATTCACTTATATTATGTTATGAATTATTGTGTATGTGTTCTGTTGGCCATAaaagattataataataataatagtaatttatttcaaacagcTACATTTATAACAACTGTAcggggtgggcaaataagcgaggtaagcggctatatttcaagcacgggcgtagccaggtttcagtttcgggggggttttacatattatttttttttttaaatatatcaactttaaaagagccaacccattcagtctattttcactagttttatttttcaagtatgttttgagaaaaaaagcattttcaaaatcactttttgaaatttagtttatttctttacatcgattcctataaatatatttaggaaaaaaataccgtcgtagtatttatacaacagagtactcaaattcaaatttatgagtagaaagtttatatgcaaaaaaccggtaaaaaaatgatagttatcaccttttttgcagttttttcaatgttttatcatgaaattttggtggcaaacttcagattTGAATTccccagaaacagagataataaatcgaagaaattaaaactaccccatcaactgagtttcagcagagatagatataatacgccaattttgaactatcgtttgagccaggtttttcggacaaaaaactttatggaagaaaaaGTCAGAagattagattttttttgtattttattttaatgttccgtcacagAATGTTGGTGCTAaatctcagattcggattcagaacccaaaaaaataaagggtgttttttttagagctatagaactttaaattgcaataaaacaacgatggattattcgactgaaatgaattttatttatccgcaagataatcttgtggaattacattttaaatatgatttctggcatatgaccgccacggctggctcgaatgtagtccaatctggacgtccaattttcgatgacttttccaacatttgtggccgtatatcggcaataacacggcgaatgttgtcttccaaatggtcaagggtttgtggcttatccgcatagacatatgactttacatagccccacagaaagtagtctagcggtgttaaatcacaagatcttggaggccaattggtccaaaacgtgaaattaggcagtcaccaaacgtgtcttccaataaatcgattgtggcacgagctgtatgacatgttgcgctgtaacgttctggctatcatcgtttttgaagaagtacggaccaatgattccaccagcccataaagcgcaccaaacagtcagtttttctggatgtaacgctgtttcgacatacacttgaggattagcttcactccaaatgcggcagttttgtttgttgacgtagccattcaaccagaagtgcgcttcatcgctaatggaagtagtgcgcgatacatattccgcacagaaccattattttcgaaatgaaattgcactattttcgagcgttgttcaggcgtcagtctattcatgatgaattgccaaaccgaactgagaataaatcacttgacagctgttaaatcggtcgccatcttgaacagtaatgccaacttaaagttatatacctcgaaaaaaaacacccgttacatacgatcgaaaaaatcatactaacccataactttcctttgaggggcacatgtgagcacaaattgactggattacgtagaggttatttaattcaatttttacattacaaattaattgaactgagagtgataatatattttcgagatttggaaaaaaaaaagtttttttgacatctttaacatttcggggggggtttgaacccccaaaccccccccccccctggctacgcccgtgatttcaagatccactcatcgtagagacttgcggtaaaaaatttaacactaaagtgtacaagagaacacactggaaattattttgaagttcatacctctaccgcttgggggcgtaatagctaccgttgagtagaaaaatgaattttactcgaaaatgttttatatgaagttgaagaaaaaatatcatcgctGTAATCCTtcgaaaattctctatctttttgcaTTGCCACTtttgattttacgacatcaaataaggctaggtgaaagggagaaatctgactgattgaaacgcctgtaacttcagtttggctcaacatttttgagcaaattagatctcgtctgaaagataatatctgtttgattggggacaaaatatagtcatgataaatttgtttttgctgctttcgataaggggcgctaagtcagaagttcattgttttgttaattttacattttcaagttccatcaaatttccatgaaaaaccTGAatgtcgcaaagcgataatttctgGCGTTCTGAAGTTCATCTCGGGGCGtttgaaagggcgttataagctcagtcttttcccgagagatgcgcataaaaaaaaaaatggccgaaagaagatattcttcaactgatgcactgcgaaaaaccaaattgtgtcttcaagttctaacagaaacagaaatcccatcaaaattgtatgaaaaaaccaaaaggtcgcaaagcgatagcttcaggcgttctgaagttatgaccgaaagaagacacaatttagtttttcagtgcatcagttggaaaatatcttttttcgtccataactccagaacgcctgaagctatcgctttgcgaccttttggttttttcatacaaatttgatgggatttctgtttctgttagaacttgaaacacaatttgatttttcg
This window contains:
- the LOC123682668 gene encoding uncharacterized protein LOC123682668, producing the protein MNASPSSSKSSTQRVTTTIQDELTWGIMYRNQNAKKNDIPLQLACSPLSIHQCTIDKVVKKTCIYPPPEEQPSRVKKRCAKKEICVNTKNLHAGQVDLLGRSVLNQKEYMDVLAVPNIRCFNKPVRRTRRRRRGRKYKCFVDRCSPRIIKLSIPRKHHVLGTWQEHQCFLPSEFIQRLHDLLHAENNITIKDVRYYFKKFDRRKRHLKMSLKRRRRKRDICDVMWTRCEVTNMANMIVNYFIEEPLLDLSFKQLFISSILINFMRRTGKIRQRLTRSTRRAFPTTIIEICDKLAVWLDSVVKLVDFQPIDDEELSEDIDDWGPGEEEGEEFFGMTQYEGDEDEEEEEEEDEDEIDEPK